The Muricauda sp. SCSIO 65647 genome includes a region encoding these proteins:
- a CDS encoding 1-acyl-sn-glycerol-3-phosphate acyltransferase, translating into MHRIAKFLYYRIMGWKLVGHFPEMEKCVVIVVPHTHWHDFFLGLVVRKVVNREIHYIGKKSLFKPPFGWFFRWTGGTPVDRSKNNNLVDTVVHIFKERKVFRLALAPEGTRKKVTRLKTGFYYIAKGAEVPIVMVAFDFGKKQVKISRPFHTTDNIESDFTTIHEFFKGVKGKVPELSF; encoded by the coding sequence ATGCATAGAATAGCCAAATTTCTCTATTACAGAATAATGGGCTGGAAACTAGTTGGACATTTTCCTGAGATGGAGAAATGTGTGGTCATCGTGGTACCGCACACCCATTGGCATGATTTTTTTCTAGGTCTTGTCGTACGAAAGGTAGTGAATAGAGAAATACATTACATCGGTAAAAAAAGTCTGTTCAAACCCCCTTTTGGATGGTTTTTTCGATGGACGGGCGGTACCCCTGTTGACCGTTCGAAGAACAACAATCTCGTCGATACGGTCGTTCATATTTTTAAGGAACGAAAAGTGTTCAGATTGGCATTGGCCCCAGAGGGCACACGAAAAAAGGTAACGCGTTTGAAAACAGGTTTTTACTATATCGCCAAAGGTGCTGAAGTGCCGATTGTAATGGTCGCCTTTGATTTTGGCAAGAAACAGGTCAAAATTTCAAGACCGTTTCATACGACAGACAATATAGAAAGCGATTTTACAACCATTCACGAATTCTTCAAAGGTGTAAAGGGCAAGGTTCCTGAACTCAGTTTCTAG
- the kdsB gene encoding 3-deoxy-manno-octulosonate cytidylyltransferase, with protein sequence MIPARYQASRFPAKLMQDLEGKPVILRTYEATKKTGLFDEVYVVTDSDIIFELVVNNGGKAIMSKHEHESGSDRIAEAVEELDVDIVVNVQGDEPFIEKESLAKVLAVFKEDVNEEIDLASLMTPIVDWDEISNPNTVKVIVDGRNFALYFSRSPIPYPRDKGANPKYYKHKGIYAFRKRALLDFQRLPMLPLEASEKIEAIRFLEHGKKIKMVETEVTGIEIDTPEDLERARKVWR encoded by the coding sequence ATGATACCTGCCCGTTATCAGGCATCGAGGTTTCCGGCTAAATTGATGCAAGACCTTGAAGGCAAACCGGTTATTCTACGTACCTATGAGGCTACAAAAAAGACAGGACTCTTTGATGAGGTGTACGTGGTGACCGATAGCGATATCATTTTCGAGTTGGTGGTCAACAATGGTGGCAAGGCCATCATGAGCAAGCACGAGCATGAGAGTGGTAGCGATCGAATAGCAGAGGCCGTTGAAGAATTGGATGTCGATATTGTGGTCAACGTACAAGGTGATGAACCGTTTATCGAAAAAGAAAGTCTTGCCAAGGTGTTGGCCGTTTTTAAAGAAGATGTCAATGAAGAAATCGATTTGGCTTCTTTGATGACACCAATTGTTGATTGGGATGAAATTTCAAATCCGAATACGGTAAAGGTCATTGTCGATGGCCGTAACTTTGCCCTGTATTTTTCGAGATCACCGATCCCCTATCCGAGAGATAAAGGTGCAAATCCAAAATATTATAAGCACAAGGGCATTTATGCCTTTCGCAAGAGGGCTTTGCTTGACTTTCAGCGCTTGCCCATGTTGCCGTTGGAAGCCAGTGAGAAAATCGAGGCCATCAGATTTTTAGAGCATGGCAAAAAAATCAAAATGGTCGAAACCGAAGTCACGGGCATAGAAATCGATACACCTGAAGATCTAGAAAGAGCCAGAAAAGTATGGAGGTAG
- a CDS encoding iron-containing alcohol dehydrogenase family protein, which translates to MEELNKSGHEPLTKKIQTGYRNFPMVPRVVFGRGSFSQLADILLPKRRNSDAPIIFLVDDFFEGKELQERIPWLFNDQIIFISADEEPKTEQVDALVSKIREEFDELPSGIVGIGGGTLLDLAKAVAIMLTNKGVAEQYQGWDLVEKPAIYHVGVPTISGTGAEVSRTTVLLSPDKKLGINSDYTTFDQVVLDPELTTTVPKDQWFYTGMDCFIHCIESLNGTYLNTFSQSYGEAALNLCKEVFLNGLHEEEAQDKLMMASWHGGMSIAYSQVGIAHAMSYGLSYALGIKHGIGNCLVFQHLSEFYHDGVVLFEQMLEKQQLVLPEGVCAHLSSAEFDAMISVALRMEPLWENALGRDWKKMITPEKLKSIYKKI; encoded by the coding sequence ATGGAAGAATTGAACAAATCGGGCCACGAACCCCTGACGAAAAAAATACAAACGGGGTACCGCAACTTTCCGATGGTGCCAAGGGTCGTTTTTGGTAGGGGAAGTTTTAGCCAACTAGCCGATATTTTGTTGCCTAAACGTAGAAATTCAGATGCCCCGATTATTTTTCTGGTAGATGATTTTTTCGAAGGAAAAGAGTTGCAAGAGCGTATTCCCTGGTTGTTCAACGACCAGATTATTTTCATATCTGCAGACGAAGAGCCGAAGACCGAACAAGTCGATGCACTTGTCTCAAAAATAAGGGAAGAGTTTGATGAGCTTCCCTCTGGTATTGTGGGCATTGGTGGCGGTACCTTACTTGACTTGGCCAAGGCCGTAGCCATTATGCTGACCAATAAAGGCGTTGCAGAGCAATACCAAGGCTGGGACTTGGTCGAAAAACCGGCCATATACCATGTCGGTGTGCCGACCATAAGCGGTACGGGCGCAGAAGTATCCCGTACAACAGTTCTTTTGAGCCCTGACAAGAAGTTGGGCATCAATTCAGATTATACCACATTTGACCAAGTGGTACTTGACCCTGAACTAACGACCACAGTGCCAAAAGACCAATGGTTCTATACGGGTATGGATTGTTTTATACATTGTATCGAATCCCTTAACGGCACCTATTTGAACACCTTTAGCCAAAGTTATGGTGAAGCGGCGCTCAACCTTTGCAAAGAGGTTTTTCTTAACGGTCTTCATGAAGAAGAGGCCCAAGACAAATTGATGATGGCGTCTTGGCATGGGGGCATGAGCATCGCCTATTCGCAGGTGGGCATTGCCCACGCCATGAGCTATGGGCTTTCTTACGCTTTGGGCATCAAACACGGTATTGGCAACTGTTTGGTGTTTCAACATCTTTCTGAGTTTTATCATGATGGGGTAGTGCTCTTTGAACAAATGCTCGAGAAGCAACAGCTTGTGTTGCCCGAGGGTGTTTGTGCCCATCTATCATCTGCCGAATTTGACGCCATGATTTCAGTGGCCCTGCGTATGGAACCCCTTTGGGAAAATGCTTTGGGAAGGGATTGGAAAAAAATGATCACCCCAGAAAAACTCAAATCGATCTACAAAAAGATTTAG
- a CDS encoding glycerophosphodiester phosphodiesterase family protein, protein MVVSHRGDWRYAPENSLQAIQRCIDLGVDVIELDFRLTKDGYLVAMHDETVDRTTNGKGRVSDLTLEEIKKLRLKNACGVRHSRQQVPTLEEVMNLVKGKVMVNLDKTESRWVREAYEVLKKTGTTDHAIFKGNDDFEVMKEKYGTLMDSIIYMPKLWPGNKEVRAYRETYENTIDPFYYETLFDSERAETFAIIQDLKKDGDGFLAIALWDDLCAGRTDEVALLEGPEKAWGWLIEQGADGIMTDRPEELLKYLKSKGLRN, encoded by the coding sequence GTGGTAGTATCACATCGTGGCGATTGGCGATATGCGCCTGAAAATAGTCTTCAAGCGATACAGCGTTGTATTGATTTGGGGGTAGATGTAATCGAGTTGGATTTTAGGCTTACCAAAGATGGTTATTTAGTGGCCATGCACGATGAAACGGTAGATCGAACCACAAATGGCAAAGGCCGGGTCAGTGATCTTACTCTTGAAGAAATCAAAAAGCTAAGATTGAAGAATGCTTGTGGGGTAAGACATTCAAGACAGCAAGTGCCAACTTTAGAGGAAGTAATGAACTTGGTCAAGGGTAAGGTGATGGTGAATTTGGATAAGACAGAAAGTCGATGGGTAAGAGAAGCTTACGAAGTGCTAAAAAAAACGGGGACCACAGATCACGCCATTTTTAAGGGCAATGATGATTTTGAGGTCATGAAGGAAAAATACGGAACCTTGATGGACAGCATAATCTATATGCCAAAATTATGGCCAGGAAACAAAGAAGTCAGGGCCTACCGAGAAACATACGAAAATACAATTGACCCCTTTTATTATGAGACACTTTTCGATTCTGAAAGAGCAGAAACATTTGCCATAATTCAAGATTTGAAAAAAGATGGAGATGGCTTTTTGGCCATTGCCCTATGGGATGACCTTTGTGCGGGCCGAACCGATGAAGTCGCTCTCCTGGAAGGTCCGGAAAAGGCTTGGGGCTGGCTTATAGAACAGGGAGCGGACGGAATTATGACCGATCGGCCCGAAGAATTGTTGAAATATCTGAAATCTAAGGGGTTAAGAAATTGA
- a CDS encoding RagB/SusD family nutrient uptake outer membrane protein, translating into MNYTKNIFLIMIVLLGFFSCDDELDIVPISEKSADNFFSNEQEIESAIIGVYAQLQNNGLYGLDLIGVGEIPAEDTFEEIAANDGGRFGQLDDFSTNPANDLVGDIWRESYRGIQRTNVVLNRINDIEFEDASTKTNRIGEMKFVRALLYFNLVRLYGDVPLVVEETESPFDFFGLGRTPSTEVYAQITADLTDAVQDLPAAKLPGRPASGTAQALLADVQLTLGNFSGALTNLEAVVNSGQFELMPSTSEIFGEANEGNAEILFEVQYASGFDADGSDEGSSAGSQFRPSGTTANAKGHNLPTQAFIDLFEAGDTRLDDYVAIDPDANPFYFLTKYEVSATGADDGGTDHIIIRFADVILKYAEALNENGQTPEAIIQLNRIRSRAGLAGTTATSQADVRSAIRQERRFELVGEGKRWLDLKRYGTAIEVMNAFFASNNAGVTINDNNLVLPIPQSQIDTDPDFIEQNPGY; encoded by the coding sequence ATGAATTATACAAAGAACATATTTCTGATCATGATAGTCTTGCTCGGGTTCTTTTCGTGTGATGACGAACTCGATATCGTACCCATCTCAGAAAAGTCAGCCGACAATTTCTTTTCAAACGAGCAGGAGATAGAAAGTGCCATTATAGGTGTCTATGCCCAATTGCAAAACAATGGGCTATATGGTCTTGACCTCATCGGTGTAGGCGAAATACCCGCTGAGGATACTTTTGAGGAGATCGCGGCCAACGATGGAGGCCGATTTGGACAATTGGACGATTTCTCCACCAATCCGGCAAATGATTTGGTCGGCGATATCTGGAGAGAGTCTTACAGGGGCATTCAAAGAACCAACGTAGTGCTGAATCGAATAAATGATATTGAATTTGAAGATGCTTCCACAAAGACCAATAGAATTGGTGAGATGAAGTTTGTAAGGGCCTTGTTGTACTTCAATCTGGTACGTTTGTATGGTGATGTTCCCTTGGTAGTCGAAGAGACGGAGAGCCCTTTCGATTTCTTCGGACTGGGCAGGACACCTTCAACCGAGGTATATGCCCAAATAACTGCAGATTTAACCGATGCGGTCCAAGATCTTCCTGCCGCAAAACTCCCCGGAAGGCCTGCTTCTGGGACCGCCCAGGCCCTGTTGGCAGATGTACAATTGACATTGGGTAATTTTTCAGGAGCACTGACCAATCTAGAGGCTGTAGTAAATTCAGGACAGTTTGAATTAATGCCCAGTACTTCGGAAATATTCGGGGAGGCCAATGAGGGCAATGCAGAAATCCTCTTTGAAGTTCAGTATGCAAGTGGCTTTGATGCCGATGGAAGTGATGAAGGAAGTTCAGCAGGGTCACAATTTAGACCTTCTGGGACAACGGCAAATGCCAAAGGCCATAATTTACCCACACAGGCATTTATTGACTTGTTTGAGGCCGGTGACACACGTCTTGACGATTATGTGGCCATTGACCCAGATGCCAATCCTTTTTATTTCTTGACCAAATATGAAGTTTCGGCCACTGGGGCCGATGACGGGGGCACCGACCACATCATTATACGTTTTGCCGATGTCATATTGAAATACGCAGAGGCACTGAATGAGAATGGACAGACTCCAGAGGCCATCATACAATTGAACCGTATCCGTTCGAGAGCAGGTCTGGCTGGCACAACTGCAACATCACAAGCTGACGTAAGATCTGCAATAAGACAGGAACGCAGATTTGAATTGGTCGGTGAGGGAAAAAGATGGCTCGATCTAAAGCGCTATGGTACGGCAATAGAGGTGATGAACGCCTTTTTCGCAAGTAACAATGCTGGCGTAACCATTAATGACAATAATTTGGTCTTGCCAATTCCGCAGAGCCAAATCGATACCGATCCAGACTTTATAGAACAAAATCCAGGATATTAA
- a CDS encoding MFS transporter produces MLGYFKKSPPVSPAGTKLEQQTKYRRLKWQVFLSATIGYGLYYVCRLSLNVVKKPIVDSGVLTESQLGIVGSALFFSYAVGKFTNGFLADHSNIRRFMSFGLLVSALANLAMGFTGVFLFFAICWGVNGWVQSMGAPSSVVSLSRWYTDKERGSFYGFWSTSHNIGEALTYILTAVVASYFGWQWGFRSAALIGIFGAVLIFMFFHDSPESKGLSPVNPETVTKKTTTWGEQKLALKNPYIWLLALSSGFMYISRYAVNSWGPYYFEAAKGYTLTEANSLVAISAVCGILGTASSGFISDKFFKGHRNMPALLYGLMNVLGLSLFLLGPKGLWWIDALSMVIFGLAIGALICYLGGLMAVDIASKKASGAALGMVGIMSYAAAGIQDIASGFLIEGNKSVVNGETLYDFSSITIFWIGAAVLSVVFALFTWKKT; encoded by the coding sequence ATGCTAGGTTATTTTAAAAAATCGCCTCCAGTCTCTCCCGCAGGCACAAAGCTAGAGCAACAGACGAAGTACAGACGGCTCAAATGGCAGGTATTCTTATCGGCCACCATAGGCTACGGGCTGTACTATGTATGCCGCTTGAGCTTGAACGTGGTCAAAAAGCCTATTGTTGACAGTGGGGTATTGACCGAATCGCAATTGGGCATAGTGGGTTCGGCATTGTTCTTCAGCTATGCCGTGGGCAAGTTCACCAATGGCTTTTTGGCCGACCATAGCAACATACGGCGGTTTATGTCATTTGGGCTATTGGTTTCGGCTTTGGCGAATTTGGCGATGGGTTTTACAGGGGTATTTCTCTTTTTTGCCATCTGTTGGGGCGTGAACGGTTGGGTGCAGTCCATGGGGGCACCGTCAAGTGTCGTCTCCCTCTCCCGTTGGTATACGGACAAGGAGCGGGGAAGCTTCTATGGTTTTTGGAGCACCAGCCATAACATTGGTGAGGCACTCACCTATATCCTCACGGCGGTCGTTGCCTCCTATTTTGGTTGGCAATGGGGGTTTCGTTCAGCGGCATTGATCGGAATCTTTGGCGCAGTGCTCATTTTCATGTTCTTTCATGACAGTCCCGAAAGTAAGGGACTTTCTCCGGTAAACCCTGAGACGGTCACCAAAAAGACCACTACCTGGGGCGAACAGAAACTTGCCTTGAAAAACCCCTATATCTGGTTGTTGGCCCTTTCAAGCGGTTTTATGTACATCTCACGCTATGCAGTCAACAGTTGGGGGCCTTATTATTTTGAAGCGGCTAAGGGATACACCCTTACCGAGGCCAATTCATTGGTGGCCATTAGTGCCGTTTGCGGCATATTGGGCACGGCATCCTCTGGATTTATCTCTGACAAGTTCTTCAAGGGGCATCGAAACATGCCCGCACTTTTGTACGGGTTGATGAATGTTCTGGGCCTATCGCTCTTTCTACTGGGGCCAAAAGGTCTCTGGTGGATCGATGCCCTGAGCATGGTCATCTTTGGTCTGGCCATCGGGGCCCTTATCTGTTATCTAGGCGGCCTTATGGCGGTCGATATAGCCTCTAAAAAAGCATCAGGGGCCGCACTCGGTATGGTGGGCATTATGAGCTACGCCGCAGCTGGGATACAGGATATTGCCAGCGGTTTTCTCATAGAGGGAAATAAATCAGTGGTAAATGGGGAGACCCTATATGATTTTTCATCGATAACCATCTTTTGGATCGGTGCGGCCGTGCTCTCTGTGGTATTTGCATTGTTTACTTGGAAGAAAACATAA
- a CDS encoding glycerophosphodiester phosphodiesterase family protein, whose translation MNSRFFTVLVLMLFCFVSCKQEVKTIPVSKESATTPTDAQKGTSIESLIDNLQNSRNQEIMVVAHRGDWRNAPENSLQAIENCIKMGVDMVEIDVRQTKDGQLILMHDETIDRTTTGTGKVTELTWDYLQTLQLRDGIGHETPHKIPTLEEALRLCKGKILVNLDKSYNIFAKCYEVVQDTGTEKQVIIKGAIPYQQVKDEFGEYLDKVYFMPIVRAKNPDSQAIVDEYLEYLKPVAFEFTVPQDTLQIVEYFDDIRAKGSSVWVNALWPHHNGGHDDERAAINPSVYDWFVENDIDIIQTDRPKLLLEYLRSRNLHN comes from the coding sequence ATGAATTCAAGGTTTTTTACAGTGTTGGTGCTTATGCTGTTCTGTTTTGTTTCATGCAAGCAGGAAGTCAAAACGATTCCTGTTTCAAAAGAATCGGCAACAACCCCAACCGATGCTCAAAAAGGTACATCCATTGAAAGTCTTATTGACAATCTTCAGAACTCCAGAAACCAGGAAATCATGGTGGTTGCCCATAGAGGTGACTGGCGAAACGCTCCAGAAAATTCATTACAGGCCATTGAAAATTGCATCAAAATGGGTGTAGACATGGTCGAGATCGATGTGCGCCAAACCAAAGATGGCCAACTGATATTGATGCATGATGAGACCATAGATAGAACAACAACGGGCACTGGAAAAGTAACGGAGCTGACTTGGGATTATCTGCAAACGCTGCAGCTACGTGATGGCATCGGGCACGAAACACCACACAAAATCCCAACCTTGGAAGAAGCCCTCAGATTGTGCAAAGGGAAAATCTTGGTCAACTTGGATAAGAGCTACAACATCTTTGCCAAATGCTATGAAGTGGTTCAAGACACCGGAACCGAAAAACAGGTAATAATCAAGGGGGCAATACCTTATCAACAGGTCAAGGATGAATTTGGGGAATATCTTGATAAAGTTTATTTCATGCCGATTGTAAGGGCAAAAAACCCAGATTCACAGGCTATCGTAGATGAATATTTGGAGTATTTGAAACCTGTAGCCTTTGAGTTTACGGTTCCGCAAGATACGCTTCAGATAGTGGAATATTTTGACGACATCAGGGCCAAGGGTTCATCTGTTTGGGTCAATGCACTTTGGCCACATCACAATGGTGGTCACGACGATGAGAGAGCAGCTATAAATCCATCTGTATATGACTGGTTTGTTGAAAACGATATTGATATCATCCAGACCGATCGTCCGAAACTCCTTTTAGAGTATCTCCGAAGCAGAAACTTACATAATTGA
- a CDS encoding HAD family hydrolase, protein MEVDYSNIKVIGFDADDTLWVNETYFREAEERFAELLENYETKNKIDQELFKIEMKNLELYGYGIKGFVLSMVECALDLSNTKISQETISKILHLGKEMIAKPVELLDGVEEVLQKLADKYRLIVLTKGDLLDQERKLKRSGLSKYFHHVEVLSDKKEENYSNLLEHLNIAHEEFLMIGNSLKSDVLPILNIGAKAVHVPFHTTWAHELVSEEEIVNDHLKLNRITDILKYLKL, encoded by the coding sequence ATGGAGGTAGACTATTCGAACATAAAAGTGATCGGGTTTGATGCCGATGATACCCTATGGGTAAACGAAACCTATTTTCGCGAGGCCGAAGAACGTTTTGCCGAATTGCTCGAAAACTATGAGACAAAGAACAAAATCGACCAAGAATTGTTCAAAATAGAGATGAAGAACCTCGAACTGTATGGGTATGGTATCAAAGGCTTTGTGCTTTCAATGGTCGAGTGTGCACTTGACTTGTCAAATACCAAGATTTCGCAAGAAACCATATCAAAAATCTTGCATCTAGGTAAGGAGATGATAGCAAAACCGGTCGAATTGTTGGATGGTGTAGAGGAGGTGCTGCAAAAATTGGCCGACAAATACCGATTGATCGTTTTGACCAAGGGCGACCTTTTGGATCAAGAACGCAAGCTGAAACGATCTGGCCTTTCAAAATATTTTCATCATGTAGAGGTGCTCAGCGACAAAAAAGAAGAGAATTATAGCAATCTGTTAGAACACTTGAACATAGCACATGAAGAGTTTTTGATGATCGGCAACTCGTTGAAGTCAGATGTTTTGCCGATATTGAACATTGGGGCAAAGGCCGTACATGTTCCTTTTCACACCACTTGGGCGCATGAATTGGTGTCAGAAGAAGAAATAGTGAACGACCATCTAAAATTGAATAGAATAACAGATATTCTGAAATATTTGAAATTATGA
- a CDS encoding DUF4126 domain-containing protein has protein sequence MTQETIISIFLGIGLAASTGFRVFLPLFVLSLAAHFGLWELNDNWAWIGSLAAVITLGVATLVEIFAYFIPWVDNLLDSVAIPLAAIAGTAVMVSTVANLDPVITWSLAIIAGGGTATAIKGANAAGRLTSTATTGGVANPLVSTVETGTAAVVSTASIFAPIVATFLVIIILAFIFSIYRKLRPRKNRKT, from the coding sequence TTTTGGGGATAGGACTGGCCGCCTCGACGGGGTTTCGAGTCTTTTTGCCCCTTTTTGTGCTGAGTCTCGCTGCCCATTTCGGTTTATGGGAGCTTAACGATAATTGGGCATGGATAGGAAGCCTTGCCGCCGTCATCACTCTTGGAGTGGCCACTTTGGTTGAGATATTCGCCTATTTCATTCCTTGGGTCGATAACCTTCTTGATAGCGTCGCCATACCCCTTGCCGCTATTGCCGGCACGGCCGTGATGGTATCGACAGTCGCCAATTTAGATCCTGTGATTACCTGGTCACTGGCCATTATCGCCGGTGGCGGAACCGCAACGGCCATTAAGGGGGCCAACGCAGCAGGAAGGCTTACTTCGACGGCTACTACGGGCGGAGTGGCCAATCCATTGGTTTCAACGGTTGAAACAGGTACTGCCGCTGTGGTCTCGACCGCTTCAATATTTGCCCCAATAGTCGCCACTTTTTTGGTGATCATCATCTTGGCGTTCATCTTTAGTATCTATAGAAAACTACGGCCAAGAAAGAACAGAAAAACATAA
- a CDS encoding HAD family hydrolase: MEENIKKREVGMKGDIKNIIFDLGGVIMDLDVGKTIEGFRCLGITNIINETGHHYTNRVFYDLEIGKISKTEFLSELTKMSDQDILPSAIGKAWNAMILGMPKERIDFLMRLKNKYRIFLLSNTNCIHQRKFLSQFKKQYGFHFNELFEKAYYSHEIGMRKPDIKTFQFVISDSGIVPIKTLFVDDSLENINHAKETGLQVFHVKNYDWLNLVENNTH, translated from the coding sequence TTGGAAGAAAACATAAAAAAAAGAGAAGTTGGTATGAAAGGTGATATAAAAAATATCATTTTCGATTTGGGAGGGGTCATTATGGATTTGGATGTCGGTAAGACCATTGAGGGTTTTCGGTGCTTGGGTATTACCAATATCATAAACGAAACAGGCCATCATTATACGAATCGAGTTTTTTATGATCTTGAAATTGGAAAAATTTCAAAAACCGAATTTCTATCAGAGCTAACGAAAATGTCCGATCAAGATATTTTACCAAGTGCAATTGGCAAAGCATGGAATGCCATGATATTGGGCATGCCCAAAGAACGAATCGATTTTTTAATGAGGTTAAAGAACAAGTATCGTATTTTCCTGCTAAGCAATACCAATTGCATACATCAACGTAAGTTTTTATCGCAGTTCAAAAAACAATATGGCTTCCATTTTAATGAACTGTTTGAAAAAGCGTACTATTCACATGAAATTGGTATGAGAAAACCTGATATAAAAACTTTCCAATTTGTAATAAGTGATAGTGGCATTGTTCCTATTAAAACACTATTTGTTGATGATTCGCTTGAAAATATTAATCACGCAAAAGAAACAGGGCTACAGGTATTTCATGTAAAAAATTACGACTGGTTGAACTTGGTTGAAAATAACACCCACTAA